A single window of Cytobacillus dafuensis DNA harbors:
- a CDS encoding GNAT family N-acetyltransferase, with translation MFPILETERLILREITKEDAEDIFACFSNNDVTRYYGQETLDSIEQAEKIIEFFSNNYNEKRGIRWGIERKGFKGIIGTIGFNAWMPKHKRAEIGYEIHPGHWRKGYTSEALSKVLTYGFEVMDLTRIGAVVFIENESSNNLLTKMGFEKEGVLRKYMYQNGKAYDTNVYSLLKE, from the coding sequence ATGTTTCCAATTTTAGAGACGGAAAGGCTTATATTGAGAGAAATAACGAAAGAGGATGCTGAAGATATTTTTGCCTGTTTTTCAAACAATGATGTAACTCGCTATTATGGACAAGAGACATTAGATAGTATAGAACAAGCAGAAAAAATTATTGAGTTCTTTTCCAATAATTATAATGAAAAAAGGGGCATTCGGTGGGGGATTGAAAGAAAAGGTTTCAAAGGAATAATTGGAACAATTGGTTTTAATGCCTGGATGCCTAAACATAAACGAGCAGAAATAGGATACGAAATCCATCCAGGGCACTGGAGAAAAGGGTATACTTCAGAAGCATTATCAAAAGTCCTTACATATGGCTTTGAGGTTATGGATTTAACTCGTATAGGGGCTGTTGTCTTTATTGAAAATGAATCATCTAATAATCTATTAACAAAAATGGGTTTTGAAAAAGAGGGTGTATTGAGGAAGTATATGTATCAAAATGGCAAAGCATATGATACAAATGTTTACTCACTACTAAAAGAATAA
- a CDS encoding ABC transporter permease has protein sequence MSIHRKLTKKYLLHNKKRTTFTILGIMMSIALITSIGTFLFSLNDHTTEQTKSEYGSYHLRIKNTNSQTKKRLEANPQIEKIGVLSKEKFFIDSGGQIEIHFIDQNTYSLLPFDPLSNRKKQGLIIEKWVADLEKIDQINQPLQLKDASGMKHSFYVQRIVENNKALRDGYTLQAYLVQKAVKKDRDIDLYIELAQEANFQVVYDQIQAYIPKENIEINHPLVGMEYSINNSLFTIIYIFPIFIVVLATVAFIFNTFQISIAERIRDITLLRTVGATKNQIKKMIAYEMWIFGGIGIPLGLLLGFFGYWIVLVLYQLIFEETEFSLFYFPIIFSPVIMLLSSLIGVISLIISGWVPLKMANRIGPLDSIRRSNRTVFKVKGFFRFIERVLSIETIMALRNIRRNKLKSIIVIFSLSISIFLFTAFSNIVLMLFQSDMDNSNGDFRIIFYQSEEIPATFWKDLNQIPEIREKQIHYAGESAPSQSSISNISIYLKDENEVDKVQKKLDQITAHYPNLEVVNVHENMKDQSSLQVQILIYLYGFAIAIGIIGVLNIINTSSMNVILRKKEYATLKAIGMSLKNLRKMIIREGLLYAFISGFIGISLAVSIEFLLYLSSGISNWDRSFVQDIVAFISLVMICYLSARVSSRMLTHSDWNDALKNE, from the coding sequence ATGTCAATTCATCGGAAATTGACGAAAAAATATTTATTACATAATAAAAAAAGAACGACCTTTACAATATTAGGTATCATGATGTCTATTGCACTCATAACTTCAATCGGAACCTTTTTATTCAGCCTGAATGATCATACAACTGAACAGACAAAAAGTGAGTATGGCTCATATCATTTAAGAATAAAAAATACGAATTCGCAAACAAAAAAACGTCTGGAAGCAAATCCTCAAATTGAAAAGATAGGTGTTTTATCTAAAGAGAAATTCTTTATAGATAGTGGAGGACAGATCGAAATTCATTTTATCGATCAGAACACTTATTCCTTACTGCCTTTTGACCCTTTAAGCAATCGCAAGAAGCAGGGGCTCATAATAGAAAAATGGGTGGCTGATCTTGAAAAAATAGATCAAATAAATCAACCGCTTCAGCTCAAAGATGCCTCTGGAATGAAGCACTCCTTTTATGTGCAAAGAATTGTAGAAAATAACAAAGCCCTTCGTGATGGGTATACATTACAAGCATACCTCGTTCAAAAAGCAGTTAAAAAGGACAGGGATATTGATCTATATATTGAATTAGCTCAGGAAGCAAATTTCCAAGTGGTGTACGACCAAATTCAGGCTTATATACCCAAAGAAAATATCGAAATAAATCACCCATTGGTTGGGATGGAGTATTCGATAAATAATAGTTTATTCACTATCATTTACATTTTTCCCATTTTCATTGTCGTACTGGCGACTGTTGCATTCATATTTAATACCTTTCAAATAAGCATCGCTGAGCGTATCCGAGATATTACATTATTGAGAACAGTCGGCGCAACAAAAAATCAGATCAAAAAAATGATTGCGTATGAAATGTGGATTTTCGGAGGTATTGGTATACCGCTCGGCTTGCTTCTAGGCTTTTTTGGCTATTGGATCGTTTTAGTCTTATACCAATTAATTTTTGAGGAAACAGAATTCTCTTTATTTTATTTCCCAATCATTTTTTCTCCGGTTATTATGCTTCTAAGCTCGTTAATTGGTGTCATTTCTCTTATTATTTCTGGATGGGTTCCACTGAAAATGGCTAATCGAATTGGACCATTAGATTCTATTAGAAGAAGCAATCGTACTGTTTTTAAAGTAAAAGGGTTCTTTCGCTTCATAGAAAGAGTTTTGAGTATCGAAACGATTATGGCACTCCGAAATATACGGAGGAATAAGCTGAAATCTATTATTGTTATTTTTTCCTTATCCATCAGCATTTTTCTATTCACTGCTTTTTCTAATATCGTTTTGATGCTATTTCAATCCGATATGGATAATAGTAATGGAGATTTTAGAATTATTTTTTATCAGTCAGAGGAAATCCCGGCTACATTCTGGAAGGATTTAAACCAAATTCCCGAAATAAGAGAAAAGCAAATTCATTATGCGGGTGAATCAGCTCCATCACAATCATCAATAAGTAATATATCAATTTATTTAAAGGATGAAAATGAAGTGGACAAGGTTCAAAAAAAGCTGGATCAAATAACCGCACACTATCCAAATTTGGAAGTAGTCAATGTGCATGAGAATATGAAAGATCAATCTTCCTTGCAAGTACAAATTCTCATTTACTTATATGGCTTTGCCATCGCGATTGGTATTATTGGCGTTTTAAATATTATTAACACATCCTCAATGAATGTCATTCTGCGTAAAAAGGAATACGCAACCCTTAAAGCCATCGGGATGTCTTTAAAGAACTTGCGAAAAATGATTATTAGAGAGGGTTTGCTGTACGCATTTATTAGTGGATTCATCGGAATATCGTTAGCAGTGTCAATTGAATTCTTACTATATCTCAGTTCCGGAATATCAAATTGGGATAGAAGCTTTGTACAAGATATCGTTGCTTTTATATCACTTGTCATGATTTGCTATCTATCAGCACGAGTTTCTTCACGGATGCTTACACATAGTGATTGGAATGATGCTTTAAAAAATGAGTAG
- a CDS encoding lipoprotein BA_5634 family protein has product MKKLLSVCLTAMIAGSIMTGCSAFKEAFEKANGLILYGEEQKIDDAFNKEENELKEKDKYTIKVAEDNDQKIMILDEKTANALIEKKLLKEVKNGDDTEPITSLPEVTKGKGLLFAKQQVEKVSLDGQQVEVTYGGNKIIGDGRIYVDMFLIVDDADFSVMEGTEKTMGIMKYDKDPDKKIGTFDVERDQLVKIKE; this is encoded by the coding sequence ATGAAAAAATTACTAAGTGTTTGCTTAACAGCTATGATTGCTGGTTCAATTATGACGGGATGCAGTGCTTTCAAGGAGGCCTTTGAAAAGGCGAATGGTTTGATCTTATATGGCGAAGAGCAAAAGATAGATGATGCGTTTAATAAAGAGGAAAACGAACTGAAAGAAAAAGATAAATATACAATTAAAGTAGCTGAAGATAATGATCAAAAAATCATGATATTAGATGAAAAAACAGCAAATGCACTTATAGAAAAAAAGCTGTTAAAAGAAGTGAAAAATGGGGATGATACTGAACCGATTACATCTTTACCAGAAGTCACAAAGGGAAAAGGTCTACTGTTTGCAAAACAACAAGTAGAAAAAGTCAGCCTTGATGGACAGCAAGTAGAAGTAACATATGGCGGGAATAAAATTATTGGTGACGGAAGAATTTACGTTGATATGTTCTTAATTGTAGATGATGCTGATTTTTCCGTAATGGAGGGAACAGAAAAAACAATGGGTATTATGAAGTACGACAAAGATCCAGATAAAAAAATTGGAACCTTCGATGTTGAGAGAGATCAACTTGTAAAAATAAAAGAATAA
- a CDS encoding sensor histidine kinase, with amino-acid sequence MVTFLCIIILLLIGIICFQYQFNRTRSKNLKYIQRRLNEIISNPTNEKLLLFTDDKDLISILVEVNHLLDVHQKALAQYMNTETSMKRMLSNISHDLKTPLTVILGYMEMIQLDSNMSHEERTVFQSKVYNKTTEVKELIHKFFDLAKLESGDNDISITSVHMNEICRKNILEYYDVLTVKGFSVQIDIPDRPIHALGNVEALDRILNNLISNAIQYGGDGKMIGITLRNDNEFVHVDVWDKGKGIKEHHKNQVFERLYTLEDSRNKSYQGSGLGLTITKRLVEKMGGTILLFSSKPWEKTVFSFTLKRINY; translated from the coding sequence ATGGTCACTTTTTTATGCATCATCATTTTGCTATTAATCGGGATTATTTGTTTTCAATATCAATTTAATAGAACGAGAAGTAAGAATTTAAAGTATATCCAAAGAAGGTTAAATGAAATCATTTCCAATCCGACAAATGAGAAATTATTGCTTTTTACAGATGATAAAGATTTGATTTCCATTTTAGTTGAAGTGAATCATTTGTTAGACGTTCATCAAAAAGCATTAGCACAATATATGAATACAGAAACGTCGATGAAAAGAATGCTCTCAAATATTTCGCATGATTTGAAAACCCCGCTTACCGTAATATTAGGTTACATGGAAATGATCCAGCTTGACAGTAATATGAGTCATGAGGAACGAACGGTTTTTCAGTCTAAAGTTTACAATAAAACAACGGAGGTTAAGGAACTTATCCATAAATTTTTTGACTTAGCAAAATTGGAGTCTGGAGATAATGATATTTCGATTACGAGTGTACATATGAATGAGATTTGCAGAAAGAATATCTTAGAATATTACGATGTTTTAACCGTGAAAGGCTTTTCTGTTCAAATCGATATTCCTGATCGTCCAATTCATGCTTTAGGCAATGTAGAAGCGCTTGATCGAATATTAAACAATCTTATTTCAAATGCCATCCAATATGGTGGAGACGGGAAAATGATTGGCATAACATTGAGAAATGATAATGAATTTGTTCATGTGGACGTTTGGGATAAAGGAAAGGGAATTAAGGAGCATCACAAAAATCAAGTGTTTGAAAGACTGTACACACTGGAAGACTCAAGGAATAAATCGTATCAAGGAAGCGGGTTAGGTCTAACGATTACGAAGCGGCTTGTTGAGAAGATGGGAGGAACTATTCTTCTTTTTTCTAGTAAACCTTGGGAGAAAACAGTGTTTTCATTCACATTAAAAAGAATTAATTATTGA
- a CDS encoding MFS transporter: MLPKLDDSGAIESQSSELQIYIDDPEKQRRLYKRTLIIVVISQILGGAGLAAGITVGALLAQEMLGTDSFAGLPTALFTLGSAIAALLVGNLSQRFGRRFGLGLGFLLGGIGAIGVVLAAVTNNILFLFASLLIYGSGTATNLQARYAGTDLAKSTQRATAVSIAMVSTTFGAVAGPNLVEVMGSFAASIGVPALAGPFILAACAYILAGFVFLIFLRPDPLVVAKAIASSQKMDESNFADKKRKDLSINKRGIVAGATVMIVSQIVMVAIMTMTPVHMGHHGHGLNEVGMVIGIHVAAMYFPSLVTGILVDKIGRTAMAIASGVTLLLAGIFAAFTSTGSIPMLITALTLLGLGWNFGLISGTALIVDGTSFSNRAKVQGSVDVFIALAGAAGGILSGVIVAYFSYTTLSFVGGILSLLLIPVVLWSRSNPQQEYHRLEE, from the coding sequence ATGTTACCTAAATTGGATGATTCAGGTGCTATAGAAAGTCAATCGTCTGAGTTGCAGATTTATATTGATGATCCGGAAAAGCAGCGACGTTTATATAAACGGACATTGATTATTGTTGTTATTTCACAAATTCTCGGTGGTGCAGGACTTGCAGCAGGAATAACGGTCGGTGCGCTTCTTGCACAAGAAATGTTAGGAACGGATAGCTTTGCTGGTCTTCCTACTGCCTTGTTCACATTAGGTTCTGCCATAGCGGCTTTGCTTGTCGGGAATTTGTCCCAACGTTTCGGGCGCCGCTTTGGACTAGGACTAGGTTTTTTACTTGGTGGTATTGGTGCGATTGGGGTAGTCCTAGCAGCAGTGACGAATAATATTCTATTTCTGTTTGCCTCATTGCTCATTTATGGTTCTGGAACGGCAACAAACTTACAAGCACGCTATGCTGGCACGGACTTAGCCAAGTCAACTCAGCGAGCAACAGCTGTCAGTATTGCGATGGTTTCAACCACATTTGGTGCAGTTGCCGGTCCTAACTTGGTTGAAGTAATGGGGAGCTTTGCTGCCTCAATTGGTGTTCCTGCTCTAGCAGGTCCATTCATTTTAGCTGCTTGTGCTTATATTCTTGCTGGGTTCGTTTTTCTTATTTTTCTTCGTCCAGACCCTTTAGTTGTTGCAAAAGCAATTGCTAGCTCGCAGAAAATGGATGAATCAAATTTTGCAGATAAGAAACGAAAGGACCTTTCCATTAATAAACGAGGAATCGTTGCAGGCGCGACTGTTATGATTGTTTCCCAAATTGTTATGGTCGCGATTATGACGATGACACCCGTACATATGGGACATCATGGACATGGCTTAAATGAGGTTGGAATGGTAATAGGAATTCATGTAGCAGCAATGTATTTTCCGTCCCTAGTTACAGGTATACTGGTTGATAAAATTGGGCGTACGGCGATGGCAATTGCTTCAGGAGTTACTCTGCTTCTTGCGGGTATTTTTGCAGCTTTTACTTCTACAGGTTCCATTCCAATGCTTATCACTGCTCTTACTTTACTTGGTCTGGGCTGGAATTTCGGTCTAATTAGCGGTACCGCACTTATTGTAGATGGAACTTCTTTTTCCAATCGAGCGAAGGTACAAGGGTCTGTGGATGTCTTTATTGCATTAGCTGGTGCAGCGGGAGGAATATTATCAGGAGTCATTGTAGCTTACTTCAGTTACACTACACTTTCGTTTGTAGGGGGAATTCTCTCACTGCTGCTAATCCCAGTCGTATTATGGTCACGTAGTAATCCCCAACAGGAATATCATAGATTAGAGGAATGA
- a CDS encoding sensor histidine kinase, protein MEQTSSKRIGFFDLWQNPEVKMTGRLIILLFLLFLMMTSTGIHYFGEQFKKEYVESNAAMMGALVKEHPELQDDLAVLLSKDISDEDKKQGIAILSEYGISATMSMKFFPEISDLFSSLLVLTTGSLLLFFMSSFSLNFFFINRIYKRIRELTGYADQILEGGSISPLKEMREGDFSKLTHSFNRMRFVIQKNIEELQKEKQFLADLMSDISHQLKTPLAALTMYNDILTEKELSKEQKLMFLDQGRQQLERMNWLIQSLLKLAKLDVGAIQFQKKNASLSRTVQGSVEILKDFAVQKGVEVKVTTDEECFMKHDTDWLTEALLNVIKNAIEHTPSSGMVSVMLEKSETLYRIQIRDEGEGIEADEIHNIFKRFYKGKKNKKSGSVGIGLSLSKAIVEGHNGMIQVESSMGEGTTFSFLFPIGG, encoded by the coding sequence ATGGAACAAACGAGTAGTAAGAGAATAGGTTTCTTCGATTTATGGCAAAACCCTGAGGTGAAAATGACGGGAAGGCTTATCATTCTGTTATTCCTTCTATTCCTTATGATGACTAGCACTGGAATCCATTATTTTGGCGAGCAGTTTAAGAAGGAATATGTTGAATCAAATGCTGCAATGATGGGGGCTTTAGTAAAAGAGCATCCAGAGCTTCAAGATGATTTGGCGGTCCTGCTTTCAAAGGATATTAGTGATGAAGATAAGAAACAGGGGATAGCTATTTTATCGGAGTATGGAATATCCGCTACTATGTCTATGAAATTTTTTCCGGAAATATCAGATTTATTTTCTTCGCTTCTTGTTCTAACTACAGGAAGCTTATTGCTATTTTTCATGAGTTCCTTCAGTTTGAATTTCTTTTTTATAAATAGGATATATAAAAGGATTCGTGAGTTAACAGGCTATGCCGATCAAATATTGGAGGGTGGATCCATTTCCCCTTTAAAAGAAATGAGGGAAGGGGATTTTTCCAAACTAACACATAGCTTTAATCGAATGCGCTTTGTGATCCAAAAAAATATTGAGGAATTGCAAAAGGAAAAACAATTCCTTGCCGATTTAATGTCTGATATTTCGCATCAATTGAAGACACCTTTAGCAGCATTAACGATGTACAACGATATTTTGACAGAGAAGGAGCTTTCGAAAGAGCAGAAATTGATGTTTTTAGATCAGGGCAGGCAACAGCTAGAACGTATGAACTGGCTGATTCAGAGTCTATTAAAGCTGGCAAAGCTGGATGTTGGTGCTATTCAGTTTCAGAAAAAGAATGCCTCACTTTCAAGGACTGTTCAAGGGAGTGTGGAAATATTAAAAGACTTTGCCGTACAAAAAGGTGTAGAAGTGAAGGTAACCACGGATGAGGAGTGTTTTATGAAGCATGACACGGACTGGTTGACTGAGGCACTCCTTAATGTAATCAAAAATGCGATTGAGCATACGCCCTCTAGTGGAATGGTTTCGGTCATGCTGGAGAAGAGTGAAACCTTATATCGAATTCAAATTCGTGATGAAGGGGAAGGAATCGAAGCAGATGAAATCCACAATATCTTCAAACGGTTTTATAAAGGAAAGAAGAACAAAAAGTCAGGCTCTGTTGGTATTGGTCTCTCATTAAGTAAGGCCATCGTTGAGGGGCATAATGGGATGATTCAAGTGGAAAGCAGTATGGGTGAAGGAACGACTTTCTCATTTTTATTTCCGATTGGAGGATGA
- a CDS encoding response regulator transcription factor: MVRILLLEDDASLALGLEFSLKEEGYDVTHVSLVEECKEAFHQESFDLALLDVTLPDGNGYDMCKYIRESSDIPIIFLTAMDDEVNVVLGLDIGADDYMTKPFRVRELLSRIRAVLRRKGQANSGHLLRSGSIILDVDRAVLKKDREEIPLSAQEYKLMLIFMNHPEKILSRDEIFDLLLEGGGGFFEDNTLSVYIKRLREKIETDFSDPEYILTHRGLGYKWNKRVVRE, from the coding sequence ATGGTACGGATATTATTACTCGAAGATGACGCTTCATTAGCGCTGGGTCTTGAGTTTTCCTTAAAAGAGGAAGGGTATGATGTCACTCATGTAAGCTTAGTGGAAGAGTGTAAAGAAGCTTTTCATCAAGAATCATTTGATTTAGCTCTTTTAGATGTAACTCTTCCAGATGGAAATGGCTATGACATGTGTAAATATATTCGAGAAAGCTCAGATATTCCGATCATCTTCTTAACGGCTATGGACGATGAAGTGAATGTAGTGTTAGGCCTAGATATTGGAGCGGATGATTATATGACGAAGCCATTTCGGGTGCGCGAGCTGCTTTCCAGGATTCGGGCTGTCTTAAGGAGAAAGGGGCAAGCGAATTCTGGCCATCTATTAAGGAGTGGTTCTATCATTCTTGATGTCGATCGAGCTGTGTTAAAAAAGGATCGGGAAGAGATTCCTCTTTCTGCCCAAGAATATAAGCTAATGCTGATTTTTATGAATCATCCTGAAAAAATTTTAAGTAGAGATGAAATCTTTGATTTGCTTTTAGAAGGTGGCGGCGGATTTTTTGAGGATAATACTTTATCCGTTTATATAAAACGATTACGGGAAAAAATTGAAACAGATTTTTCAGACCCAGAATATATATTGACACATCGGGGGTTGGGATATAAATGGAACAAACGAGTAGTAAGAGAATAG
- a CDS encoding ABC transporter ATP-binding protein — protein MTYILRTTQLTKSYMGNEVVSNVNMKIKKGEIYGFLGPNGAGKTTIMKMITNLVKPTSGEIELFGEKLMNQSYHLLSRMGSIIENPIFYDKLTARKNLELHCEYMGFHNKQAIDEALGLVHLKNIDEKAVKDFSLGMKQRLGIARAIVTKPEFLILDEPINGLDPVGIKEIRDLFKMLSKEYGITILVSSHILGEIEKVADTIAVINNGKLIEEVTMEHVREKNSDYIELATNDYKKTAYLLEHQLKISNFRVIDNYFIRVYESNISQGELSKMLILNDVVIESIHKKESSLEDYFLSLLNRGGISA, from the coding sequence ATGACCTACATTTTAAGGACAACGCAATTAACAAAATCGTATATGGGGAATGAAGTTGTTTCGAACGTTAATATGAAGATTAAAAAAGGTGAAATTTATGGTTTTCTAGGACCAAATGGTGCAGGGAAAACAACGATTATGAAGATGATAACGAACTTGGTGAAACCTACTAGCGGCGAGATTGAATTATTCGGTGAAAAACTTATGAACCAATCCTATCATCTCTTAAGCAGAATGGGTTCAATTATTGAAAATCCTATATTTTATGACAAGCTTACGGCAAGAAAAAATTTAGAGCTGCACTGTGAGTATATGGGATTTCATAATAAGCAAGCGATTGATGAAGCGCTAGGGCTTGTTCATTTGAAAAATATTGATGAAAAGGCAGTGAAGGATTTTTCACTTGGTATGAAACAGAGACTTGGCATTGCAAGGGCAATTGTAACGAAACCAGAGTTTCTTATTTTGGATGAACCGATTAATGGGCTAGATCCAGTCGGAATTAAGGAGATTCGGGACTTATTTAAAATGCTAAGTAAGGAATATGGAATAACGATTTTAGTATCTAGTCATATTTTAGGGGAAATTGAGAAAGTTGCCGATACAATTGCGGTAATCAATAATGGAAAGCTAATTGAAGAAGTGACAATGGAACATGTTCGTGAAAAGAATTCCGATTATATTGAATTAGCGACAAATGATTATAAAAAAACAGCATATCTATTAGAACATCAATTAAAAATTTCAAACTTTAGAGTGATTGATAATTATTTTATTCGAGTATATGAATCGAATATATCTCAGGGTGAGCTATCAAAAATGTTAATTTTGAATGATGTTGTCATTGAATCCATTCATAAGAAAGAAAGTTCGTTAGAAGATTATTTCTTATCTTTATTAAATAGAGGTGGCATAAGTGCTTAA
- a CDS encoding DUF2785 domain-containing protein produces the protein MDLKSLLIELNDMTEEQILNQNLDELISDMLTDIGTIDSDLRELVYSAFAKLISENYLDKRQLQYIMETCLDHNHLFYKIGEINSDSVFTRSFSSLVIAVILNKDKDDRFLSTDILLRAFESSISYLRQEKDTRGYVEGKGWAHSIAHGADLLASAIDHPSYNTGMSKDFLDTVHNCLFKGPVYTDNEDERLIFVIESLMDKDLKETELVEWVINIFSELEAVFEKESSYINFYRIKTNVMNFVKTLYFRLGYKNIGHHARNTIKENLEIWFKKYYIK, from the coding sequence ATGGATTTAAAAAGCCTGCTGATTGAACTTAATGACATGACTGAAGAACAGATATTAAATCAAAATTTAGACGAATTAATCAGTGATATGCTTACTGATATAGGAACGATTGATTCCGATTTAAGAGAACTTGTTTATTCTGCTTTTGCAAAATTAATTAGTGAAAATTATTTAGATAAGAGGCAGCTGCAGTATATTATGGAAACTTGCTTAGATCATAATCATTTATTCTACAAAATTGGTGAAATCAATAGCGATTCCGTATTTACGCGTTCTTTTTCTTCATTAGTCATTGCGGTTATTTTGAATAAAGATAAGGATGATCGATTTCTTTCAACTGACATTTTGTTAAGAGCATTTGAAAGCAGTATTTCTTATTTACGACAAGAAAAGGATACAAGGGGTTATGTAGAAGGAAAAGGTTGGGCTCACAGTATAGCACATGGGGCCGATTTATTGGCTTCGGCAATAGACCATCCGAGCTATAATACTGGTATGTCTAAAGATTTTCTTGATACAGTTCATAATTGTTTATTTAAAGGTCCAGTTTACACAGATAATGAAGATGAAAGACTAATATTTGTTATTGAATCCCTGATGGATAAAGATTTGAAGGAAACAGAATTAGTAGAATGGGTTATTAATATATTTTCTGAATTGGAAGCTGTGTTTGAGAAAGAGAGTTCTTATATAAACTTCTATCGGATTAAGACAAATGTAATGAACTTTGTAAAAACACTCTATTTCAGATTAGGGTATAAAAATATAGGCCACCATGCAAGAAATACGATAAAAGAGAATTTAGAAATTTGGTTTAAAAAATATTATATAAAATGA
- a CDS encoding ABC transporter ATP-binding protein, whose product MEVIRLENVSKVFGKGDRAVPALRSINLTIHEEEFIAIVGPSGSGKSTLLHTIGGLDSPTEGMVEVEGEPIYSLSDEALSILRRRKIGFIFQSFNLVPILNVEENIQLPVLLDHQKVDEAYYNDIIEYLGIKHKVHAIPSELSGGQQQRVAIARALIHKPSYILADEPTGNLDSKTSNDVINLLQLTAKRYKQTLIIITHDMKIAEKAGRVIQIEDGTIQKDVAYH is encoded by the coding sequence TTGGAGGTTATCCGCTTAGAAAATGTCAGCAAGGTTTTTGGGAAAGGTGATAGAGCTGTTCCCGCCTTGAGATCTATTAATTTGACGATTCATGAAGAGGAGTTTATTGCCATTGTAGGTCCTTCAGGTTCTGGGAAAAGCACACTGCTCCATACGATTGGAGGGTTGGATTCTCCAACAGAAGGAATGGTTGAAGTAGAGGGGGAGCCTATTTATTCTTTATCAGATGAAGCCTTATCGATTTTGCGGCGCAGAAAAATTGGATTTATCTTCCAATCCTTTAATCTTGTTCCTATATTGAATGTTGAAGAAAATATCCAGCTTCCTGTATTGCTTGATCACCAAAAGGTGGATGAAGCTTATTACAACGATATTATTGAATATCTTGGCATAAAACACAAAGTTCATGCGATCCCCTCGGAATTATCGGGCGGACAGCAGCAAAGGGTTGCGATCGCTCGCGCTTTAATACATAAGCCTTCCTATATATTAGCCGATGAGCCGACAGGTAATTTAGATAGCAAGACGAGTAATGACGTGATAAATCTTTTACAATTAACCGCAAAAAGGTATAAACAAACATTAATTATCATAACTCATGATATGAAAATAGCTGAAAAAGCAGGCAGGGTTATTCAAATAGAGGATGGTACGATTCAAAAGGATGTAGCCTACCATTAA
- a CDS encoding ABC transporter permease produces MLKLIRLELEKFKLSGYVWKALIANFVIFGLICVISFIEKIEGAEVFQDRYMALQIIESMIRATFIVFAGVLLSRIVISEFKNKSISVLFMYPINRKKLIVAKLLIVVAFTFICIILSYFLVGSSFYVFDRFAHVVPDSLPFADVLSYFRIVSMNALAASCMSLIPLYFGMKKFSGSTTIVASIITVLIVCQNVGGFTLNSIIVIPISLSLLGVFIAYSAIKNIENTDVMN; encoded by the coding sequence GTGCTTAAGCTGATAAGATTAGAGTTAGAAAAGTTTAAATTAAGCGGATATGTTTGGAAAGCACTTATTGCAAACTTCGTCATTTTTGGTTTAATATGCGTCATCAGTTTTATTGAAAAAATAGAAGGGGCAGAAGTTTTTCAAGACCGTTATATGGCATTACAAATTATTGAGTCAATGATAAGGGCGACGTTTATCGTATTTGCTGGGGTTCTTTTATCACGAATTGTCATTAGTGAATTTAAAAACAAATCGATCTCAGTTCTCTTTATGTATCCGATTAACCGCAAGAAACTAATTGTAGCCAAATTATTGATTGTTGTAGCCTTTACGTTTATATGTATTATTTTATCTTACTTTCTAGTGGGAAGCTCATTTTACGTGTTCGATCGTTTCGCACATGTCGTTCCAGATTCATTACCGTTTGCAGATGTCTTGAGTTATTTTAGGATTGTCTCAATGAACGCACTAGCAGCAAGCTGTATGAGCCTTATTCCTCTTTATTTTGGCATGAAGAAATTTTCGGGATCGACAACGATTGTAGCTTCAATAATCACTGTTTTAATTGTCTGTCAAAATGTTGGGGGATTTACATTGAATTCTATTATTGTTATACCCATTTCTCTCTCTCTACTTGGAGTTTTCATCGCCTATTCCGCAATAAAAAATATCGAAAATACAGATGTGATGAATTAA